One Amycolatopsis sp. NBC_00355 genomic window carries:
- the wag31 gene encoding DivIVA-like cell division protein Wag31, which produces MSLTPADVHNVAFSKPPIGKRGYNEDEVDAFLDLVETELARLIEDNNELRQQMEQLDAELESTRSELDSAKSAPPVREEPSRRLAPVPPPASAMEQTQAHSMVGDSGEPNVQAAKVLGLAQEMADRLTAEAKTESDGMLAEARTKSEQLLSDARAKSDSMVNEARTRVDTMLNDARTRAETLERQARDKATTLERESQRKYTETMNSLNSEKGGLGKKIEELRTIEREYRTRLRGFLESQLRELDDRGSAAPASASSNSGQSSGSSSGGQGYSFGPRAEAG; this is translated from the coding sequence ATGTCGTTGACCCCCGCTGACGTGCATAACGTCGCGTTCAGCAAGCCGCCCATCGGCAAGAGGGGCTACAACGAGGACGAGGTGGACGCGTTCCTCGACTTGGTGGAGACCGAGCTGGCCCGCTTGATCGAGGACAACAACGAGCTGCGCCAGCAGATGGAGCAGCTCGACGCCGAGCTCGAATCGACTCGTAGCGAGCTCGACAGCGCCAAATCCGCGCCCCCGGTGCGCGAAGAGCCGTCCCGGCGTCTCGCGCCGGTGCCGCCGCCGGCGTCCGCGATGGAGCAGACGCAGGCCCACTCGATGGTGGGCGACAGCGGCGAGCCGAACGTGCAGGCGGCCAAGGTCCTCGGGCTCGCCCAGGAGATGGCCGACCGGCTGACCGCCGAGGCGAAGACCGAGTCCGACGGGATGCTGGCCGAGGCTCGCACCAAGTCCGAGCAGCTGCTCTCGGACGCCCGGGCGAAGTCCGACTCGATGGTCAACGAGGCGCGCACGCGCGTCGACACGATGCTGAACGACGCGCGGACCCGGGCGGAGACGTTGGAGCGCCAGGCGCGCGACAAGGCCACCACGCTGGAGCGCGAGTCGCAGCGCAAGTACACCGAGACGATGAACAGCCTGAACTCCGAGAAGGGCGGGCTGGGCAAGAAGATCGAAGAGCTGCGCACCATCGAGCGGGAGTACCGCACGAGGTTGCGCGGGTTCCTCGAGTCCCAGCTGCGCGAGCTCGACGACCGTGGCTCCGCGGCTCCGGCCTCGGCGTCCTCGAACTCCGGGCAGTCGTCCGGATCGTCGAGCGGCGGCCAGGGCTACTCGTTCGGCCCCCGGGCCGAAGCGGGCTGA
- a CDS encoding cell division protein SepF — MSALQKLKAYFGMVPADDDGYDVEDDYRRGYADDEYDSYEEPAPRSRSRYRDTEDTYDEPASRSRSRSVAGSEPAVHGALAMDRQPEPVARLRPVTEPVVRQPVRDPLSRITTLHPTSYAEARAIGEHYREGIPVIMNLTEMDNADAKRLVDFAAGLAFALRGSMDKVTNKVFLLSPPDVDVTAEDRRRIAEGGLFLRG; from the coding sequence ATGAGCGCGCTGCAGAAGCTGAAGGCCTACTTCGGGATGGTGCCCGCTGACGACGACGGTTACGACGTCGAGGACGATTATCGGCGCGGTTACGCGGACGACGAGTACGACTCCTACGAGGAGCCCGCTCCTCGGTCGCGCTCACGGTACCGCGACACCGAGGACACGTACGACGAGCCTGCCAGCCGCAGCCGTTCACGCTCCGTGGCCGGGTCGGAACCCGCGGTCCACGGCGCGCTGGCCATGGACCGGCAGCCGGAGCCCGTGGCCCGTCTGCGACCGGTCACCGAGCCGGTCGTGCGCCAGCCGGTGCGTGACCCGTTGAGCCGGATCACGACGCTGCACCCGACCAGCTACGCGGAAGCGCGCGCCATCGGCGAGCACTACCGCGAGGGCATCCCGGTGATCATGAACCTCACCGAGATGGACAACGCGGACGCCAAGCGGCTCGTGGACTTCGCCGCGGGGCTCGCTTTCGCGCTGCGCGGGTCGATGGACAAGGTCACCAACAAGGTGTTCCTTCTCTCACCGCCCGATGTGGACGTGACCGCCGAAGACCGCCGGCGGATTGCCGAGGGCGGATTGTTTCTGCGCGGCTGA
- the sigK gene encoding ECF RNA polymerase sigma factor SigK codes for MDEAARQRHMAPVPPEDPADPEPGAEELMVRVAKGDERAFELLYDQFSGPIFGLVRRIVRDSAQSEEVAQEVLVELWRTATRYSPEKGSALNWAMTLAHRRAVDRVRSARASTEREQKATFEAARGRPFDEVAESVTARLERSQVRRCLSSLTDLQRESVLLAYYQGYTYREVAEVLSTPQGTIKTRLRDGLIRLRDCLGVTA; via the coding sequence ATGGATGAGGCGGCCCGCCAGCGCCACATGGCTCCCGTGCCCCCGGAGGATCCCGCGGACCCGGAGCCCGGCGCCGAGGAGCTGATGGTGCGCGTCGCCAAGGGCGACGAGCGGGCGTTCGAGCTGCTCTACGACCAGTTCTCCGGGCCGATCTTCGGGCTCGTCCGCCGGATCGTGCGCGACTCCGCGCAGTCCGAAGAGGTCGCGCAGGAGGTGCTCGTCGAGCTCTGGCGCACCGCGACGCGCTACTCGCCCGAGAAGGGCTCCGCGCTGAACTGGGCGATGACGCTGGCCCACCGCCGCGCCGTCGACCGCGTCCGCTCGGCGCGCGCCAGCACCGAGCGCGAGCAGAAGGCGACCTTCGAAGCCGCCCGCGGCCGCCCGTTCGACGAGGTCGCCGAGTCCGTGACCGCGCGCCTGGAACGCTCCCAGGTCCGCCGGTGCCTGTCCTCCCTGACCGACCTGCAGCGCGAGTCCGTGCTGCTGGCCTACTACCAGGGCTACACCTATCGCGAGGTGGCCGAAGTGCTCTCGACGCCGCAAGGAACCATCAAGACGCGGTTGCGGGACGGCCTGATCCGCCTGCGGGACTGCTTGGGGGTGACCGCGTGA
- the pgeF gene encoding peptidoglycan editing factor PgeF, translating to MRVRRVVTTRAGGASRPPYDTFNLGDHVGDDEGDVYANRKRLAAELGLAEDKLAWMEQVHGRMATTVDGSETRAAEATDALVTATPGVALVVLVADCVPILLADAEAGVVSAVHAGRVGTRVGVVPAAVAAMREAGAEPSRIEALLGPAICGDCYEVPAAMAADVEKHVPGSACKTRKGTPGLDLRAGLWRQLADLGVGKIGVDPRCTNEDKTLFSYRRDGTTGRIAGITWVEA from the coding sequence ATGCGGGTTCGGCGAGTGGTGACGACCAGGGCCGGCGGCGCGTCGCGGCCGCCCTACGACACGTTCAACCTGGGGGACCACGTCGGCGACGACGAGGGCGACGTCTACGCCAACCGCAAGCGGCTCGCCGCCGAGCTGGGCCTGGCCGAGGACAAGCTGGCCTGGATGGAACAGGTCCACGGCCGCATGGCGACCACTGTGGACGGCTCGGAGACCCGGGCCGCCGAGGCGACCGACGCGCTGGTGACCGCGACGCCGGGTGTCGCGCTGGTGGTGCTCGTCGCCGACTGCGTTCCGATCCTGCTGGCCGACGCCGAGGCCGGCGTCGTCTCGGCGGTGCACGCGGGCCGGGTCGGCACCCGGGTCGGCGTCGTCCCGGCCGCGGTGGCGGCCATGCGGGAGGCGGGTGCCGAGCCGTCCCGGATCGAGGCGCTGCTCGGCCCGGCGATCTGCGGCGACTGCTACGAGGTGCCGGCCGCGATGGCCGCCGACGTCGAGAAGCACGTTCCCGGCAGCGCCTGCAAGACCCGCAAGGGCACCCCCGGGCTCGATCTGCGCGCCGGGTTGTGGCGCCAGCTCGCCGACCTGGGCGTCGGCAAGATCGGCGTCGACCCGCGGTGCACCAACGAGGACAAGACGCTCTTCAGCTACCGGCGCGACGGGACGACCGGGCGCATCGCCGGTATCACCTGGGTCGAAGCATGA
- a CDS encoding YggT family protein, with protein sequence MWLVVWYVLFAFWLLLTARIVVELVRTFAREWHPAGGVAVTLETIYTVTDPPVRLFRRIIPMVRIGGVGLDLSIMVLLLVVFFAMQLATPS encoded by the coding sequence GTGTGGCTGGTCGTCTGGTACGTGCTGTTCGCGTTTTGGCTGTTGCTGACGGCACGTATCGTGGTCGAACTCGTCCGCACCTTTGCACGGGAGTGGCACCCGGCCGGAGGGGTTGCGGTGACGCTCGAGACCATCTACACAGTGACGGACCCGCCGGTTCGCCTGTTCAGGCGAATCATCCCGATGGTGCGGATCGGCGGCGTCGGACTGGACTTATCGATTATGGTGCTGCTGTTGGTTGTGTTCTTCGCGATGCAACTGGCGACTCCAAGTTGA
- a CDS encoding YggS family pyridoxal phosphate-dependent enzyme: MTDRRAELAANLADVEARIAAACRAAGRARDEVQLIAVTKTFPASDAALLADLGVTHVGENRDQEAGPKAAEVAELRPGSALRWHMVGRLQRNKARSVVGWAHEVQSLDSARLADALAKAVHTARYGGEREEPLDVLIQASLDDDTERGGCPLGELGALAEHVAHTGELRLRGLMAVAPLGADPSAAFERLARAGETLRKDHPNAAEVSAGMSHDLEQAITHGSTCVRVGTALLGGRGLASP, encoded by the coding sequence ATGACCGACCGGCGCGCCGAGCTGGCCGCGAACCTGGCCGACGTCGAGGCGCGGATCGCCGCCGCGTGCCGCGCGGCCGGCCGGGCCCGCGACGAGGTCCAGCTGATCGCCGTCACCAAGACCTTCCCGGCGTCGGACGCCGCGCTGCTCGCCGATCTCGGCGTCACCCACGTCGGGGAGAACCGCGACCAGGAAGCCGGGCCGAAGGCGGCCGAAGTCGCGGAGCTGCGTCCCGGGTCCGCGCTGCGGTGGCACATGGTCGGCCGGCTGCAGCGGAACAAGGCACGGTCCGTGGTGGGGTGGGCGCACGAAGTGCAGTCGCTCGACTCGGCCCGGCTCGCCGACGCGCTCGCGAAGGCCGTGCACACCGCGCGTTACGGCGGAGAACGTGAGGAACCCCTCGACGTCCTCATCCAGGCGAGCCTCGACGACGACACCGAGCGCGGCGGCTGCCCGCTCGGCGAGCTCGGCGCGCTCGCCGAACACGTAGCTCACACGGGTGAACTGCGGCTTCGCGGCCTGATGGCCGTCGCGCCGCTCGGGGCCGATCCCTCGGCGGCCTTCGAACGGCTCGCCCGCGCGGGGGAGACACTCCGAAAAGATCACCCGAATGCCGCAGAAGTCTCCGCCGGGATGAGCCATGATCTCGAGCAGGCGATCACGCACGGCTCAACATGTGTGCGTGTCGGAACCGCGCTGCTCGGTGGACGCGGTTTAGCCTCGCCGTAG
- the ftsZ gene encoding cell division protein FtsZ, producing MTPPHNYLAVIKVVGIGGGGVNAVNRMIEVGLKGVEFIAVNTDAQALLMSDADVKLDIGRELTRGLGAGAAPEVGQKAAEDHREEIEEVIKGADMVFVTAGEGGGTGTGGAPVVAQIARKLGALTIGVVTRPFTFEGKRRGKQAEDGIQSLRNECDTLIVIPNDRLLQLGDIGVSLMDAFRSADEVLLSGVQGITDLITTPGLINLDFADVKSVMSGAGSALMGIGSARGEGRAIQAAEKAINSPLLEASMDGAHGALLSIAGGSDLGLFEINEAASLVQESAHPDANIIFGTIIDDSLGDEVRVTVIAAGFDAGAPTHKKLDPSTFGSGSRQGSGTASASAGQVSNQQGPPSGATPVPSASGSGYPVAPPRSHTPLPSASGQNTGGLPQPGGGSRGYSPMGSNATQGSLPGRAMPVHDDPSDDEVDVPPFMRR from the coding sequence ATGACGCCCCCGCACAACTACCTTGCGGTGATCAAGGTGGTCGGCATCGGCGGTGGCGGCGTGAACGCCGTGAACCGCATGATCGAGGTCGGCCTCAAGGGTGTCGAGTTCATCGCGGTGAACACCGACGCCCAAGCACTGCTCATGTCCGACGCCGACGTCAAGCTGGACATCGGCCGCGAGCTGACCCGTGGCCTCGGCGCGGGCGCCGCCCCCGAGGTCGGCCAGAAGGCCGCCGAAGACCACCGTGAAGAGATCGAAGAGGTCATCAAGGGCGCCGACATGGTGTTCGTGACGGCCGGCGAAGGCGGCGGCACCGGCACCGGTGGCGCCCCGGTCGTGGCGCAGATCGCCCGCAAGCTGGGCGCGCTGACCATCGGCGTCGTGACGCGCCCGTTCACCTTCGAGGGCAAGCGCCGCGGCAAGCAGGCCGAAGACGGCATCCAGTCGCTGCGCAACGAGTGCGACACCCTCATCGTGATCCCGAACGACCGGCTGCTGCAGCTCGGCGACATCGGCGTCTCGCTGATGGACGCGTTCCGCTCCGCGGACGAGGTGCTGCTCTCCGGTGTCCAGGGCATCACCGACCTGATCACCACCCCGGGCCTGATCAACCTCGACTTCGCCGACGTCAAGAGCGTCATGTCCGGCGCGGGCTCCGCCCTGATGGGTATAGGGAGCGCACGCGGTGAAGGCAGAGCCATCCAGGCGGCGGAGAAGGCGATCAACTCGCCGCTCCTCGAAGCCTCCATGGATGGTGCGCACGGCGCACTGCTTTCGATCGCGGGTGGTTCGGATCTGGGCCTGTTCGAAATCAACGAGGCGGCGTCGCTGGTGCAGGAGTCCGCGCACCCGGACGCCAACATCATCTTCGGCACGATCATCGACGACTCGCTCGGCGACGAGGTGCGCGTCACGGTGATCGCGGCCGGCTTCGACGCCGGCGCGCCGACCCACAAGAAGCTCGACCCGTCGACCTTCGGCTCCGGCTCGCGCCAGGGCTCGGGCACGGCGTCGGCTTCGGCCGGGCAGGTCTCGAACCAGCAGGGGCCGCCGTCGGGGGCCACCCCGGTGCCGTCCGCTTCGGGTTCGGGCTACCCGGTCGCGCCGCCGCGGTCGCACACGCCGCTGCCGTCGGCGTCCGGCCAGAACACCGGCGGGCTCCCGCAGCCCGGCGGCGGTTCGCGCGGCTACTCGCCGATGGGCTCCAACGCGACCCAGGGCAGCCTGCCCGGGCGCGCCATGCCGGTGCACGACGACCCGTCGGACGACGAGGTCGACGTGCCGCCGTTCATGCGGCGCTGA
- a CDS encoding DUF1365 domain-containing protein translates to MVTTALYDATVAHVRRIDPPHAFAHRVYLWLVDLDAPPRLPWWARPFAGFDRRDHFVAGDERGIREKLDGWLAERGVDLRGGKVVMLAAARVLGYVFNPISVYWCHGPEGRLECVVAEVHNTYGGRHAYLLHPDEAGLARAEKEFYVSPFQEMDGEYRMRLPHPEALLDLTVALRRGGTTPLVATLRGVRRPANPRWLARLVLARPLLPQRVSALIRRHGIALWLRKAPVVPRTPQNAGGHLHG, encoded by the coding sequence CTGGTGACGACCGCGCTCTACGACGCCACCGTCGCGCACGTGCGGCGGATCGACCCGCCGCACGCGTTCGCCCACCGGGTGTACCTGTGGCTGGTCGACCTCGACGCGCCGCCGCGGCTGCCGTGGTGGGCGCGCCCGTTCGCCGGCTTCGACCGCCGCGACCACTTCGTCGCCGGCGACGAGCGGGGGATCCGGGAGAAGCTCGACGGGTGGCTCGCGGAGCGCGGGGTGGACCTGCGCGGCGGCAAGGTCGTGATGCTGGCCGCGGCGCGCGTGCTCGGGTACGTGTTCAACCCGATCAGCGTCTACTGGTGCCACGGCCCGGAGGGGCGGCTCGAGTGCGTCGTCGCCGAGGTGCACAACACCTACGGCGGCCGCCACGCCTACCTGCTGCACCCGGACGAGGCCGGGCTCGCCCGCGCGGAGAAGGAGTTCTACGTCTCGCCGTTCCAGGAGATGGACGGCGAGTACCGGATGCGCCTGCCCCACCCGGAAGCGTTGCTCGACCTCACGGTGGCGTTGCGCCGCGGGGGCACCACGCCCCTGGTCGCTACGCTTCGGGGAGTTCGCCGCCCGGCGAACCCGCGGTGGCTGGCCCGGCTCGTCCTGGCCCGGCCCCTGCTGCCGCAGCGGGTGTCCGCGCTGATCCGCCGTCACGGCATCGCCCTGTGGCTGCGGAAGGCGCCGGTCGTCCCGCGCACCCCGCAGAACGCCGGAGGACACCTGCATGGATGA
- a CDS encoding anti-sigma factor encodes MSTPEMHTLAGAFALDAVSDIERAEFSRHLEQCDSCAKEVAELRATAARLGVAMAEEPPPEFKDRVMVAMHATRQLPPRTRPGSPERHRRSGRAPRWAVLVTAAAAVVGLAAGGVFGGIALTQQQELQTAQTQLDQARARYAPVADLLAAPDAKTGHGEAPTGGGVTVVLSRSQNRLMVMDAGLPAQPGGKVYQAWLLTGTEAPRSAGVIATDSGLVVADGVGSADKVAVSLEQAGGSPSGAPTDVLMSMPAPA; translated from the coding sequence GTGAGCACACCGGAGATGCACACGCTGGCGGGTGCGTTCGCGCTCGACGCCGTGTCGGACATCGAGCGGGCGGAGTTCTCGCGCCACCTCGAGCAGTGCGACTCGTGCGCGAAAGAGGTCGCCGAGCTGCGCGCGACCGCGGCCCGGCTCGGCGTGGCGATGGCCGAAGAGCCGCCGCCGGAGTTCAAGGACCGCGTCATGGTGGCCATGCACGCGACCCGCCAGCTGCCGCCGCGCACCCGGCCCGGCTCGCCCGAACGGCACCGCCGGTCGGGACGCGCCCCGCGCTGGGCGGTGCTCGTGACGGCCGCGGCGGCCGTCGTCGGGCTCGCCGCGGGCGGGGTGTTCGGCGGGATCGCGCTGACCCAGCAGCAGGAGCTGCAGACCGCGCAGACGCAGCTCGACCAGGCCCGGGCGCGGTACGCGCCGGTGGCCGACCTGCTGGCGGCGCCGGACGCGAAGACCGGCCACGGCGAGGCGCCGACCGGCGGCGGGGTGACGGTCGTGCTGTCCCGTTCCCAGAACCGCCTGATGGTGATGGACGCCGGCCTGCCGGCGCAGCCGGGCGGGAAGGTCTACCAGGCCTGGCTGCTCACCGGCACCGAAGCGCCGCGTTCGGCCGGCGTGATCGCGACCGACAGCGGGCTGGTCGTGGCGGACGGCGTGGGCAGCGCCGACAAGGTCGCGGTGAGCCTCGAGCAGGCCGGTGGATCGCCCAGCGGGGCGCCCACGGACGTCCTCATGAGCATGCCCGCGCCTGCCTGA